The following proteins come from a genomic window of SAR324 cluster bacterium:
- a CDS encoding HD domain-containing protein: MSASTKIVPIKQLKDNMKILAFTGFSTQYLQLGEHSCKFIQLNFKGATFKIARNGKKMDCKENDLQPNDRLLKITDFPDTLRKFTTVTPRLIEELQKRGFLEFEVMELPKQKTQQEKHKESVEEANVFVQQVKESVEMREQATDAVKDMMDGARLGKMKTEGVKVYIENMMKSSSAEAMQTLASLKQSDQTYAHCVDAAAIFQNAYYEMKRLTGEKPVFADVQMTLFAGFMHDCGKSKVPKDILESTARFERESREMHLLQSHTVFGAKILEEMGMPSQIVNIAHYHHVKMDTSLNSSYPQNVKYDDVLMETRLASIVDVYQALIGRRSYKKSWPPAAAMRYIDALTGVEFDPNVWDLFMKVLGKYPKGSLVQLNDNSMAFVISVPTIDLNRPKVVVVRDAQGNDVSKYALIDLEVEKNMNIVKDLDHYDIFGDQALDIFLQIQAM, translated from the coding sequence ATGTCAGCATCAACTAAAATTGTTCCTATCAAACAACTGAAAGATAATATGAAAATCCTGGCCTTCACAGGATTTTCCACGCAATATCTACAGTTGGGAGAACATTCCTGTAAATTCATTCAGCTTAATTTTAAAGGTGCTACTTTTAAAATCGCGAGGAATGGAAAAAAGATGGATTGCAAGGAAAATGACCTGCAACCGAATGATCGCTTGCTTAAAATTACAGATTTCCCGGACACTCTCAGAAAATTCACCACGGTTACCCCGCGCTTGATTGAAGAGTTGCAAAAACGGGGTTTTCTGGAATTTGAAGTGATGGAACTTCCCAAACAGAAAACCCAACAGGAAAAACACAAGGAATCTGTCGAAGAAGCCAACGTATTTGTGCAACAGGTGAAAGAAAGCGTGGAAATGCGCGAACAAGCAACGGATGCGGTAAAAGACATGATGGATGGCGCAAGACTTGGTAAGATGAAAACCGAGGGGGTCAAGGTCTATATTGAAAATATGATGAAATCGTCAAGTGCGGAAGCCATGCAGACCCTTGCCAGCCTTAAACAAAGTGACCAGACCTATGCGCATTGCGTGGATGCTGCCGCCATTTTTCAGAATGCCTATTATGAAATGAAACGTCTCACAGGAGAAAAACCCGTGTTTGCGGATGTCCAAATGACCCTGTTTGCCGGTTTCATGCATGATTGCGGCAAATCAAAAGTTCCCAAGGATATTCTGGAAAGCACTGCCCGGTTTGAGCGGGAAAGCCGCGAAATGCATCTTTTGCAGTCACACACAGTGTTTGGCGCAAAGATTCTCGAAGAAATGGGGATGCCGTCCCAGATAGTCAATATCGCCCATTATCACCATGTGAAAATGGACACATCTCTCAATTCGAGTTATCCCCAGAATGTCAAGTATGATGATGTGCTGATGGAAACCCGGTTGGCCTCGATTGTGGATGTCTATCAGGCCTTGATTGGACGGCGAAGTTATAAAAAATCATGGCCACCTGCCGCCGCTATGCGTTATATTGACGCCTTGACCGGTGTGGAATTTGATCCCAACGTCTGGGACTTGTTCATGAAGGTTCTGGGGAAATATCCGAAAGGCTCACTGGTACAGTTGAATGATAATTCCATGGCCTTTGTGATCAGCGTTCCCACAATAGATCTGAATCGTCCCAAGGTCGTTGTGGTCAGGGACGCCCAGGGAAATGATGTATCAAAATACGCACTGATTGATCTGGAAGTGGAAAAAAATATGAATATTGTCAAGGATCTGGATCATTATGATATTTTTGGTGACCAGGCTCTGGACATTTTCCTTCAAATTCAGGCTATGTGA
- a CDS encoding DUF4460 domain-containing protein — protein MDNQLKKIITRIHPDRFHSYPSIQQINETAVQQILSFWNTGKDSSHAIKSFLATIRFYYYNQDDLFEKVEVTLELRNRLLQDSELRSAYVDYAIQFLLFLCGGRDAGPSVPEGLEEYEILDIEHPRQEFPESFGVDILLQQMRQKLGKGIQFDHELTTEQQEKALGQLMNAADIMQHLNLENIQLIIAQSYHMLSSNVCNIPYDFELGECLRYIEENFPEAIREIQSRNRHLTVFLKEKLGCLGVNGTQICSITQLYLGMGRLNLYTRQLKVFDLKETFLMISVDYFNSGQMFYLPWNFDIESLQAHLSQFLAEHQQRRKKNFDEMPIQLSFEFAA, from the coding sequence ATGGACAATCAACTGAAAAAAATAATCACCCGTATCCATCCTGACCGGTTTCACAGCTATCCCTCGATTCAGCAGATCAATGAAACCGCGGTGCAACAGATTTTATCCTTCTGGAATACCGGAAAGGATTCCAGTCATGCTATCAAATCTTTTTTAGCGACAATCCGGTTTTATTATTACAATCAGGATGATCTGTTTGAAAAAGTGGAAGTGACGCTTGAATTGCGAAACCGTCTTTTGCAAGACTCAGAACTAAGATCCGCGTATGTGGATTATGCCATCCAGTTTCTGTTATTTCTTTGCGGAGGCAGAGACGCAGGGCCTTCTGTGCCGGAAGGACTCGAAGAATATGAAATTCTGGACATCGAACATCCCCGTCAGGAATTCCCTGAATCCTTTGGTGTGGATATTCTGTTACAGCAGATGAGACAAAAACTGGGCAAGGGCATCCAGTTTGATCATGAACTGACCACAGAACAACAGGAAAAGGCCTTGGGGCAACTGATGAATGCCGCTGATATCATGCAACATCTGAATCTGGAAAATATCCAGTTGATCATCGCTCAATCCTATCACATGCTGTCCTCCAACGTATGCAATATTCCTTATGATTTTGAACTGGGCGAATGCCTGAGATACATTGAAGAAAATTTTCCTGAGGCGATCCGGGAGATTCAGTCAAGAAATCGACATTTGACAGTATTTCTAAAGGAAAAGCTGGGCTGTCTGGGCGTGAATGGAACGCAGATCTGTTCCATCACCCAGCTCTATCTTGGGATGGGGCGGTTGAATCTTTATACAAGACAACTCAAGGTATTTGATTTGAAAGAAACTTTTTTGATGATCAGTGTGGATTATTTCAATTCAGGACAAATGTTTTATCTACCATGGAACTTTGATATTGAATCCCTCCAGGCTCATTTGTCCCAGTTTCTGGCAGAACATCAGCAACGTCGCAAAAAGAATTTTGATGAAATGCCCATTCAGCTTTCTTTTGAATTCGCGGCCTGA
- a CDS encoding neutral/alkaline non-lysosomal ceramidase N-terminal domain-containing protein: protein MTSSQTRTSDYEIGVGKQDITGNVLGLGMMGYGTPEQKTWGIQLRLWSRAFIMRDTDSGKRVVFVCADLCFISQSIKLAVIRKLRRRFEGLYDHENVMITATHTHSGPGGYSHYPLYNITTWGFSSQNFRRIVNGIFQSVITAHRQLKPGLFFMNRGELTGISVNRSPEAYRANPDSIEYPHDTNKEMTVCTFTTLDAKPVGVISWYAIHPTSTSKNNRYISGDSKGYAAWRFEKEMREKYKDNSFVAAFANSEHGDTSPNIRGDGMGEGKDDLESTEICGFRQFEKAWELFEAKGKPVTGPLDFRHRWVKMPGYVVAPEFTGTTEIRLPTSALGVSFAAGASQDGPSDVPGIQEGLNKGKTWTLPHIWKHNKGLSAKAIGTATWMLSRLWDDPEHQHKPVILPTGISQNAPWTPQTLPFQIFQIGMLGLISVPGEMTTMCGRRLKHQLSSVLINKGIQHLVIAGLANTYTGYIETREAYALQHYEGASVHFGPYTFNAYQQIYSELSHMMAYGIAVKESRAPIFQFPMFQRVELRQRSLKASPTQGMVRQQPRSVYHPGEKVLFQLNASNPNDDLEQTQTYVLVERQHQGRWECVAVDSDWDTRVRWFQQKKDLIAEIIWNIPDETIPGIYRVVYQGSQRTFRDFVPYQGVSRTFRVTS, encoded by the coding sequence ATGACATCTTCACAGACTCGCACCTCAGATTATGAAATAGGCGTTGGAAAACAGGATATCACCGGCAATGTTCTGGGTCTCGGGATGATGGGTTATGGCACACCTGAGCAGAAAACCTGGGGCATTCAACTGCGGTTATGGAGTCGGGCATTCATCATGCGCGATACGGACTCAGGAAAAAGAGTGGTATTTGTCTGTGCGGATTTATGTTTCATTTCCCAATCCATCAAGCTTGCTGTCATCAGAAAACTCCGACGCCGTTTCGAAGGCTTGTATGATCATGAAAATGTGATGATCACGGCAACGCATACGCATTCCGGCCCCGGTGGATACTCCCATTATCCGTTATACAACATCACCACCTGGGGTTTTTCCTCACAGAATTTCAGAAGAATCGTGAATGGTATTTTTCAATCTGTCATCACGGCACATCGTCAATTGAAACCGGGACTGTTTTTCATGAACAGGGGGGAGTTGACAGGAATCAGCGTCAATCGCTCTCCGGAAGCGTATCGGGCAAATCCTGACTCAATCGAATATCCGCATGATACCAACAAGGAAATGACTGTTTGTACATTCACAACACTGGATGCAAAACCTGTGGGGGTGATTAGTTGGTATGCGATTCATCCCACCTCCACCAGCAAAAACAACCGTTACATCAGCGGAGACAGCAAAGGTTATGCGGCCTGGCGTTTTGAGAAAGAAATGCGGGAGAAATATAAGGATAATTCATTTGTGGCGGCGTTTGCCAACAGTGAGCATGGTGATACATCACCCAACATTCGGGGAGATGGTATGGGCGAAGGGAAAGATGACCTGGAAAGTACAGAAATATGCGGTTTCAGACAATTTGAGAAGGCCTGGGAATTGTTTGAGGCAAAAGGCAAACCTGTGACAGGACCGTTAGATTTTAGGCACCGATGGGTAAAAATGCCCGGCTATGTGGTTGCTCCGGAATTTACGGGCACCACTGAAATTCGTTTGCCAACTTCGGCTTTGGGAGTTTCCTTTGCCGCGGGTGCCTCACAGGATGGCCCCAGCGATGTGCCGGGAATTCAGGAAGGACTCAACAAGGGCAAAACATGGACGCTTCCACATATCTGGAAACACAATAAAGGTCTTTCGGCTAAAGCCATTGGCACTGCGACCTGGATGTTGTCACGCCTCTGGGATGATCCGGAACATCAGCATAAACCTGTCATTTTACCCACAGGAATTTCGCAAAACGCACCATGGACGCCGCAAACTCTGCCATTTCAGATTTTTCAGATTGGCATGCTGGGCTTGATTTCAGTTCCGGGAGAAATGACCACGATGTGTGGCAGACGGTTGAAACATCAATTATCGAGCGTCCTGATCAACAAGGGGATCCAGCATCTTGTGATCGCTGGACTGGCCAATACCTACACCGGTTATATTGAAACGCGGGAAGCCTACGCACTTCAGCATTATGAAGGTGCCTCCGTTCATTTTGGCCCCTATACCTTCAATGCGTATCAGCAGATTTATTCCGAACTGTCTCACATGATGGCGTATGGCATTGCGGTCAAGGAATCCCGGGCACCGATTTTTCAGTTCCCCATGTTCCAGCGTGTGGAACTCCGGCAAAGAAGTCTGAAAGCAAGCCCCACGCAGGGGATGGTCCGCCAACAACCCCGTAGCGTATACCATCCCGGTGAGAAAGTTCTGTTTCAGCTCAATGCATCCAATCCGAATGATGACCTGGAGCAGACTCAAACCTATGTGCTCGTAGAACGACAGCATCAAGGCCGATGGGAATGCGTTGCTGTCGATTCAGATTGGGATACCCGGGTTCGATGGTTTCAGCAAAAAAAAGACCTCATCGCAGAAATCATCTGGAACATCCCGGACGAAACAATTCCGGGAATTTACAGGGTGGTGTATCAGGGGTCTCAGAGAACATTCCGTGATTTTGTGCCTTATCAGGGAGTAAGCCGCACATTCAGAGTCACTTCCTGA
- a CDS encoding DUF971 domain-containing protein — protein sequence MTSLKQKKPEKILIADDLYILWKDGHESRYIFFQLRNDCPCAVCIDELTGKKVLKPETIPVDIHIRHSEYVGNYAFRIHWSDGHNSGLYTFKSLRDKCACSICKASPLSSTPV from the coding sequence ATGACATCCCTCAAACAAAAAAAGCCTGAAAAAATCCTGATTGCTGATGATTTGTATATCCTGTGGAAAGACGGCCACGAAAGCCGTTATATTTTTTTCCAATTACGGAATGATTGTCCCTGTGCGGTTTGTATTGATGAATTGACAGGTAAAAAAGTATTGAAACCGGAAACCATTCCTGTGGATATTCATATCCGACACAGTGAATATGTAGGAAATTACGCTTTCCGGATTCACTGGAGTGATGGTCACAATTCAGGATTGTACACCTTCAAATCCTTAAGAGACAAGTGCGCATGTTCCATATGCAAGGCTTCACCCTTATCCTCAACGCCAGTTTAG